Within Psychrobacter sp. AH5, the genomic segment TTTACCAGTAATACGCTTATATTTGGCCAATAAATCACTCTCGCTCTCGACATGGTCTGGATCGTGCGGAATGCAATCGACCGGACAGATTACTACGCATTGCGGCTCATCAAAGTGTCCCACACATTCGGTGCACAAGTCAGGATCAATTACATAGATATCATCACCCTCTGAGATAGCTTCGTTTGGGCAAGCAGGCTCACAGACATCACAATTGATGCATTCATCAGTGATTAGTAGTGCCATGAGCTGCTCCTTAATAGATTAAATGGCATAGTCTAGAAAACCATCAGGTTAAAATTATGTCGGTAAAACTACTTGGTTTGTACCGCTAACTTGTCAATAAAAGCTTGTGAGACGCATGCTGGCACAAACTTAGTGACATCGCCGCCAAGCTTAGCGATTTCGCGAATCATGGTTGAGGAGATAAATGAATAGTTCTGTGAAGGCGTCAAAAACACCGCTTCAAAGTTTTCATCAAGCTCACGATTCATATTGGCCAGCTGAAACTCATATTCAAAATCTGACATCGCTCGTAGGCCGCGTAGTACCGCGGTCGCCCCTTTCTCGCGCATAAAGTCAACCAGCAAGCCCTCAAAGCCAACGACAGAGACTTGCGGCAGATCTGCAAAGACGGTTTCTACTAAACTTACGCGCTCCTCAA encodes:
- a CDS encoding YfhL family 4Fe-4S dicluster ferredoxin, which codes for MALLITDECINCDVCEPACPNEAISEGDDIYVIDPDLCTECVGHFDEPQCVVICPVDCIPHDPDHVESESDLLAKYKRITGK
- the coaD gene encoding pantetheine-phosphate adenylyltransferase — encoded protein: MNPATSPNTSSKLHTKILYPGTFDPITTGHVDLVKRATKLFDEVVIAVASGHHKKPLFSFEERVSLVETVFADLPQVSVVGFEGLLVDFMREKGATAVLRGLRAMSDFEYEFQLANMNRELDENFEAVFLTPSQNYSFISSTMIREIAKLGGDVTKFVPACVSQAFIDKLAVQTK